Proteins from a genomic interval of Zingiber officinale cultivar Zhangliang chromosome 2A, Zo_v1.1, whole genome shotgun sequence:
- the LOC122040440 gene encoding protein EMBRYONIC FLOWER 1-like isoform X1 produces MEASLKELLDEGKQSLPRTDNEEDSEICNHFTIRGYVAGARERDVKTCWPLFMPNNESSNTPSNKLPLLHVSKFKRWNCVNCLHTNCTSEDRTGNADLGVLDNRKTKKENSLSFLNSNAKRSFSRPKNFAENIIPGERLVSDSSTDINRVEFNPDPCHGKKANRFTREDVARTGLQKCIYRNFRSKENQDWSCKPTSSVAGDEFREGMGLRRKIVASKDKCLSAFRYHDASHAVCDKPNGGSNIGGPDGFHRDSEGITVKTKVNVKPDGKHKDCKKMFEAELGALGDNALTSVAVDYHPVNFEQRKFGASYCKMGLSSSMNCCPLQDSVSGDSHGKVNHKKVRKVRFIDDIMKSEELHVSKKICTFKGHRETYGVDNNQGFNALKSAAQLGDLSSTPCNDGLEVNQNKEEELSLIHWLKKVSKKLVTDDSHIKKVLHEKEHVKIQEINNNAGIYDSKQNGNGTNPLRQCLKVGKHKKKQVVEKEKKVLLVNSNDNCFIPQERDWISRGAIMKKAHTGNTIPNMGRINSASSFPPALGNLDSSSDTKSRRKKVSHVKCRDSSQVKWSEKEMVKKQKTAKAVEKETLDDIPMDIVELLAKKQHERNLMNAHVTCKNKHELSIAQGKIRQGFDSYASGHCEDKVSNAKYNSYAKPNDTGYAIPIASCINQNAECGASKSEHRKQILIDLNQQATEFLTIPQYDGHRSCATDFVDDSKKIYPFQGSWDQMRLQDLESYQKYQGFSAPCSSRTTHHFLSSPFMDRKYGVDLRNIEPCCNHGKVVPYDSLFDRFQPTVSQESEVSERMNLIGSCFVSGGGTSRQSTNGTQMARSYLMEGRSRLHSGSVVPTDLHTNETVPALHLLRLVDQAAHSVASWDLNFTGNVQNSILNHPPEILGMKVGLQIRETPENPCAAAYSTCDQNEGNFSRPYRPVPRIGDLGSLLQKEIMSQSNSSSLGYKDWYFNKLPSFCIGEREKMHASSEITKSSLSANVNNKKNTEAGDSFLHKFGIGQASISKMDELVQLVRHDCGTVNCIINQNPADFSLPDDDNVYMRVIEDQSSKCIFPQHRIENTFPQRSSLYQTHHDRKKWPAAKLPVVKG; encoded by the exons ATGGAAGCATCATTGAAGGAGCTCCTCGATGAGGGAAAACAATCTCTTCCTAGGACTGATAACGAGGAAGATTCTGAAATTTGCAATCATTTTACCATTCG TGGTTATGTTGCTGGTGCTCGGGAAAGAGATGTAAAGACCTGTTGGCCATTGTTTATGCCCAATAATGAAAGTTCTAATACCCCTTCAAACAAGCTACCTCTATTACATGTTTCAAAATTCAAACGATGGAATTGTGTGAATTGCCTTCATACAAACTGCACCTCTGAAGATAGAACTGGAAATGCAGACCTAGGTGTACTTGATAACagaaaaacaaagaaagaaaattcCTTATCTTTTTTAAATTCTAATGCAAAAAGATCATTTTCTCGCCCAAAGAATTTCGCTGAAAATATCATACCTGGAGAGAGGCTAGTGTCAGATTCTTCTACTGACATAAACCGTGTCGAGTTCAATCCAGATCCATGTCATGGAAAGAAAGCAAACCGATTCACAAGAGAAGATGTGGCAAGAACAG GTCTCCAAAAATGCATATATAGGAATTTTAGATCCAAAGAGAATCAAGATTGGTCATGCAAACCTACCTCTTCTGTGGCTGGAGATGAATTCCGAGAAGGAATGGGTCTAAGAAGGAAAATAGTTGCCAGTAAAGACAAATGCTTGTCTGCTTTTCGTTATCACGATGCTTCTCATGCTGTTTGTGACAAACCAAATGGAGGTTCTAACATTGGAGGTCCTGATGGATTTCATAGAGACAGTGAAGGAATTACTGTTAAAACAAAAGTGAATGTAAAACCTGATGGCAAGCACAAAGACTGCAAGAAGATGTTTGAGGCTGAACTTGGTGCTTTAGGGGATAATGCTCTAACTTCTGTTGCGGTTGATTATCATCCGGTGAATTTTGAGCAGAGAAAATTTGGAGCATCATACTGTAAGATGGGTTTGTCGAGTAGTATGAACTGTTGCCCACTTCAGGACAGTGTGTCTGGTGATTCACATGGTAAAGTGAACCATAAAAAGGTTCGGAAGGTACGCTTTATTGATGATATTATGAAGAGTGAAGAGTTGCACGTATCTAAAAAGATTTGCACTTTCAAAGGACATAGAGAAACATATGGTGTAGATAACAACCAAGGATTTAATGCGTTGAAGTCTGCAGCTCAACTTGGAGATCTAAGTAGCACTCCTTGTAATGATGGTTTAGAAGTTAATCAGAACAAGGAGGAGGAACTTTCTCTGATACATTGGCTGAAGAAGGTCTCAAAGAAATTAGTCACTGATGATTCTCACATAAAGAAAGTTCTTCATGAAAAAGAGCATGTCAAAATCCAGGAGATAAATAATAATGCTGGTATATACGACAGTAAACAAAATGGCAACGGTACAAATCCTCTTCGGCAATGTTTAAAAGTGGGTAAACATAAAAAAAAGCAAGTtgttgaaaaggaaaaaaaggtACTTCTAGTAAACTCAAATGACAATTGCTTCATTCCGCAAGAGAGAGATTGGATTTCTAGAGGTGCTATAATGAAAAAAGCTCACACTGGAAATACCATTCCTAACATGGGAAGAATAAATTCTGCAAGCAGCTTCCCACCTGCTCTAGGAAATTTAGATAGTAGTAGTGACACAAAGTCTAGAAGGAAAAAAGTGTCTCATGTCAAGTGCAGAGATTCTTCCCAAGTAAAATGGTCAGAG AAAGAAATGGTTAAGAAACAAAAGACTGCAAAGGCAGTTGAGAAGGAAACTCTTGATGATATTCCAATGGACATTGTTGAACTCTTAGCAAAAAAACAGCATGAAAGAAATTTAATGAATGCTCATGTCACTTGTAAGAACAAACATGAACTATCAATAGCACAAGGTAAGATAAGACAAGGTTTTGATTCATACGCATCTGGACATTGTGAAGACAAGGTTTCAAATGCAAAATATAACAGCTATGCCAAACCTAATGATACAGGATATGCTATCCCTATTGCTTCCTGCATTAACCAGAATGCTGAATGTGGAGCCAGCAAATCTGAGCATAGGAAGCAAATCCTTATTGATCTTAACCAGCAAGCTACAGAGTTTCTGACAATTCCACAATATGATGGGCACCGATCATGTGCAACTGATTTTGTTGATGATTCTAAGAAAATCTATCCTTTTCAAGGTTCTTGGGACCAAATGAGGCTGCAAGATCTGGAATCCTACCAAAAGTATCAGGGATTTTCCGCCCCATGTTCAAGCAGAACTACTCATCATTTTCTGTCATCACCATTCATGGACAGAAAATATGGAGTTGACCTTAGGAATATCGAGCCTTGTTGCAATCATGGGAAAGTGGTTCCTTATGATTCATTGTTTGATAGGTTTCAGCCGACAGTTTCTCAGGAGTCTGAGGTATCTGAAAGAATGAATCTCATAGGCTCCTGTTTTGTGAGTGGGGGAGGAACATCTCGGCAATCAACAAATGGAACTCAAATGGCCCGATCATATCTCATGGAAGGCAGAAGTAGGCTTCATTCAGGAAGTGTTGTTCCCACAGATTTGCATACCAATGAAACTGTTCCAGCATTGCATTTGCTTAGGCTTGTTGATCAGGCAGCTCATTCAGTTGCTTCATGGGATTTAAACTTCACAGGAAATGttcaaaattctattttaaatcaCCCCCCTGAGATTCTAGGTATGAAAGTTGGTCTCCAAATCAGGGAGACACCTGAAAATCCATGTGCAGCTGCATACTCTACTTGTGATCAAAATGAAGGAAACTTTAGTAGACCTTATCGCCCAGTTCCTAGAATAGGTGATCTTGGGTCTTTGCTGCAAAAAGAGATCATGTCTCAATCAAACAGTTCATCATTGGGTTATAAAGATTGGTATTTTAATAAGCTGCCTTCTTTCTGCATCGGTGAGAGAGAGAAAATGCATGCTTCTTCAGAAATTACCAAGTCCAGTCTCTCAGCGAATGTAAATAACAAGAAGAATACAGAAGCTGGCGATTCTTTTCTGCATAAGTTTGGCATTGGTCAGGCCTCGATTAGCAAAATGGATGAACTAGTGCAGTTAGTGAGGCATGATTGCGGTACTGTAAATTGCATCATCAACCAAAACCCTGCTGATTTCAGCCTACCAGATGATGACAATGTTTACATGCGAGTAATTGAAGATCAAAGCTCTAAATGTATATTTCCCCAGCACAGAATTGAAAACACCTTTCCCCAAAGAAGCTCATTGTACCAAACTCACCATGATAGGAAGAAGTGGCCAGCTGCAAAGCTACCTGTTGTGAAGGGCTGA
- the LOC122040440 gene encoding protein EMBRYONIC FLOWER 1-like isoform X2 translates to MEASLKELLDEGKQSLPRTDNEEDSEICNHFTIRGYVAGARERDVKTCWPLFMPNNESSNTPSNKLPLLHVSKFKRWNCVNCLHTNCTSEDRTGNADLGVLDNRKTKKENSLSFLNSNAKRSFSRPKNFAENIIPGERLVSDSSTDINRVEFNPDPCHGKKANRFTREDVARTGLQKCIYRNFRSKENQDWSCKPTSSVAGDEFREGMGLRRKIVASKDKCLSAFRYHDASHAVCDKPNGGSNIGGPDGFHRDSEGITVKTKVNVKPDGKHKDCKKMFEAELGALGDNALTSVAVDYHPVNFEQRKFGASYCKMGLSSSMNCCPLQDSVSGDSHGKVNHKKVRKVRFIDDIMKSEELHVSKKICTFKGHRETYGVDNNQGFNALKSAAQLGDLSSTPCNDGLEVNQNKEEELSLIHWLKKVSKKLVTDDSHIKKVLHEKEHVKIQEINNNAGIYDSKQNGNGTNPLRQCLKVGKHKKKQVVEKEKKVLLVNSNDNCFIPQERDWISRGAIMKKAHTGNTIPNMGRINSASSFPPALGNLDSSSDTKSRRKKVSHVKCRDSSQVKWSEKEMVKKQKTAKAVEKETLDDIPMDIVELLAKKQHERNLMNAHVTCKNKHELSIAQGYAIPIASCINQNAECGASKSEHRKQILIDLNQQATEFLTIPQYDGHRSCATDFVDDSKKIYPFQGSWDQMRLQDLESYQKYQGFSAPCSSRTTHHFLSSPFMDRKYGVDLRNIEPCCNHGKVVPYDSLFDRFQPTVSQESEVSERMNLIGSCFVSGGGTSRQSTNGTQMARSYLMEGRSRLHSGSVVPTDLHTNETVPALHLLRLVDQAAHSVASWDLNFTGNVQNSILNHPPEILGMKVGLQIRETPENPCAAAYSTCDQNEGNFSRPYRPVPRIGDLGSLLQKEIMSQSNSSSLGYKDWYFNKLPSFCIGEREKMHASSEITKSSLSANVNNKKNTEAGDSFLHKFGIGQASISKMDELVQLVRHDCGTVNCIINQNPADFSLPDDDNVYMRVIEDQSSKCIFPQHRIENTFPQRSSLYQTHHDRKKWPAAKLPVVKG, encoded by the exons ATGGAAGCATCATTGAAGGAGCTCCTCGATGAGGGAAAACAATCTCTTCCTAGGACTGATAACGAGGAAGATTCTGAAATTTGCAATCATTTTACCATTCG TGGTTATGTTGCTGGTGCTCGGGAAAGAGATGTAAAGACCTGTTGGCCATTGTTTATGCCCAATAATGAAAGTTCTAATACCCCTTCAAACAAGCTACCTCTATTACATGTTTCAAAATTCAAACGATGGAATTGTGTGAATTGCCTTCATACAAACTGCACCTCTGAAGATAGAACTGGAAATGCAGACCTAGGTGTACTTGATAACagaaaaacaaagaaagaaaattcCTTATCTTTTTTAAATTCTAATGCAAAAAGATCATTTTCTCGCCCAAAGAATTTCGCTGAAAATATCATACCTGGAGAGAGGCTAGTGTCAGATTCTTCTACTGACATAAACCGTGTCGAGTTCAATCCAGATCCATGTCATGGAAAGAAAGCAAACCGATTCACAAGAGAAGATGTGGCAAGAACAG GTCTCCAAAAATGCATATATAGGAATTTTAGATCCAAAGAGAATCAAGATTGGTCATGCAAACCTACCTCTTCTGTGGCTGGAGATGAATTCCGAGAAGGAATGGGTCTAAGAAGGAAAATAGTTGCCAGTAAAGACAAATGCTTGTCTGCTTTTCGTTATCACGATGCTTCTCATGCTGTTTGTGACAAACCAAATGGAGGTTCTAACATTGGAGGTCCTGATGGATTTCATAGAGACAGTGAAGGAATTACTGTTAAAACAAAAGTGAATGTAAAACCTGATGGCAAGCACAAAGACTGCAAGAAGATGTTTGAGGCTGAACTTGGTGCTTTAGGGGATAATGCTCTAACTTCTGTTGCGGTTGATTATCATCCGGTGAATTTTGAGCAGAGAAAATTTGGAGCATCATACTGTAAGATGGGTTTGTCGAGTAGTATGAACTGTTGCCCACTTCAGGACAGTGTGTCTGGTGATTCACATGGTAAAGTGAACCATAAAAAGGTTCGGAAGGTACGCTTTATTGATGATATTATGAAGAGTGAAGAGTTGCACGTATCTAAAAAGATTTGCACTTTCAAAGGACATAGAGAAACATATGGTGTAGATAACAACCAAGGATTTAATGCGTTGAAGTCTGCAGCTCAACTTGGAGATCTAAGTAGCACTCCTTGTAATGATGGTTTAGAAGTTAATCAGAACAAGGAGGAGGAACTTTCTCTGATACATTGGCTGAAGAAGGTCTCAAAGAAATTAGTCACTGATGATTCTCACATAAAGAAAGTTCTTCATGAAAAAGAGCATGTCAAAATCCAGGAGATAAATAATAATGCTGGTATATACGACAGTAAACAAAATGGCAACGGTACAAATCCTCTTCGGCAATGTTTAAAAGTGGGTAAACATAAAAAAAAGCAAGTtgttgaaaaggaaaaaaaggtACTTCTAGTAAACTCAAATGACAATTGCTTCATTCCGCAAGAGAGAGATTGGATTTCTAGAGGTGCTATAATGAAAAAAGCTCACACTGGAAATACCATTCCTAACATGGGAAGAATAAATTCTGCAAGCAGCTTCCCACCTGCTCTAGGAAATTTAGATAGTAGTAGTGACACAAAGTCTAGAAGGAAAAAAGTGTCTCATGTCAAGTGCAGAGATTCTTCCCAAGTAAAATGGTCAGAG AAAGAAATGGTTAAGAAACAAAAGACTGCAAAGGCAGTTGAGAAGGAAACTCTTGATGATATTCCAATGGACATTGTTGAACTCTTAGCAAAAAAACAGCATGAAAGAAATTTAATGAATGCTCATGTCACTTGTAAGAACAAACATGAACTATCAATAGCACAAG GATATGCTATCCCTATTGCTTCCTGCATTAACCAGAATGCTGAATGTGGAGCCAGCAAATCTGAGCATAGGAAGCAAATCCTTATTGATCTTAACCAGCAAGCTACAGAGTTTCTGACAATTCCACAATATGATGGGCACCGATCATGTGCAACTGATTTTGTTGATGATTCTAAGAAAATCTATCCTTTTCAAGGTTCTTGGGACCAAATGAGGCTGCAAGATCTGGAATCCTACCAAAAGTATCAGGGATTTTCCGCCCCATGTTCAAGCAGAACTACTCATCATTTTCTGTCATCACCATTCATGGACAGAAAATATGGAGTTGACCTTAGGAATATCGAGCCTTGTTGCAATCATGGGAAAGTGGTTCCTTATGATTCATTGTTTGATAGGTTTCAGCCGACAGTTTCTCAGGAGTCTGAGGTATCTGAAAGAATGAATCTCATAGGCTCCTGTTTTGTGAGTGGGGGAGGAACATCTCGGCAATCAACAAATGGAACTCAAATGGCCCGATCATATCTCATGGAAGGCAGAAGTAGGCTTCATTCAGGAAGTGTTGTTCCCACAGATTTGCATACCAATGAAACTGTTCCAGCATTGCATTTGCTTAGGCTTGTTGATCAGGCAGCTCATTCAGTTGCTTCATGGGATTTAAACTTCACAGGAAATGttcaaaattctattttaaatcaCCCCCCTGAGATTCTAGGTATGAAAGTTGGTCTCCAAATCAGGGAGACACCTGAAAATCCATGTGCAGCTGCATACTCTACTTGTGATCAAAATGAAGGAAACTTTAGTAGACCTTATCGCCCAGTTCCTAGAATAGGTGATCTTGGGTCTTTGCTGCAAAAAGAGATCATGTCTCAATCAAACAGTTCATCATTGGGTTATAAAGATTGGTATTTTAATAAGCTGCCTTCTTTCTGCATCGGTGAGAGAGAGAAAATGCATGCTTCTTCAGAAATTACCAAGTCCAGTCTCTCAGCGAATGTAAATAACAAGAAGAATACAGAAGCTGGCGATTCTTTTCTGCATAAGTTTGGCATTGGTCAGGCCTCGATTAGCAAAATGGATGAACTAGTGCAGTTAGTGAGGCATGATTGCGGTACTGTAAATTGCATCATCAACCAAAACCCTGCTGATTTCAGCCTACCAGATGATGACAATGTTTACATGCGAGTAATTGAAGATCAAAGCTCTAAATGTATATTTCCCCAGCACAGAATTGAAAACACCTTTCCCCAAAGAAGCTCATTGTACCAAACTCACCATGATAGGAAGAAGTGGCCAGCTGCAAAGCTACCTGTTGTGAAGGGCTGA
- the LOC122040441 gene encoding uncharacterized protein LOC122040441 — MDGIYGKIDVFPEHFQSIKASEESPQGSSSSVDHKLRSRSHSWTVRRVLGAASLLNLFSLPRLPWGSGNDDDKVELTRAEFESLWSEIEDAEDREMHLKSQLEHADGVLRCARLCAYLYVRTRWTQLPGEPPIIDDDDIDDWIPRFVVLHGSCIYYYLRSFDMSPQDTTNLSDIVELGSIPSFIDEDKETRYGFYLLTSQGLRFECSSSSKGQVESWWTTLRTDLEARVCVNSS, encoded by the exons ATGGATGGTATTTACGGAAAGATAGATGTCTTCCCAGAACACTTCCAGTCCATCAAAGCATCTGAagaatctccacaaggaagcagTTCAAGCGTTGACCATAAACTGAG ATCACGTAGTCATTCATGGACTGTAAGAAGGGTACTGGGTGCTGCATCTCTGTTGAACTTGTTTTCACTACCTCGTCTTCCATGGGGATCTGGCAATGATGATGATAAG GTAGAACTCACTAGAGCAGAATTTGAGTCTCTTTGGTCTGAAATTGAAGATGCTGAGGACAGAGAGATGCATCTAAAATCTCA GCTGGAACATGCTGATGGAGTTTTGAGATGTGCACGGCTTTGTGCTTATCTCTATGTTCGAACT AGATGGACACAACTTCCTGGAGAACCTCCTATAATAGATGATGATGATATAGATGATTGGATTCCCCGATTCGTCGTTCTCCACGGTTCATGTATCTATTATTATCTCAGATCATTTG ATATGAGTCCTCAGGATACTACAAATCTATCTGATATTGTTGAACTGGGATCAATTCCAAGCTTCATCGATGAAGACAAAGAAACAAGATATGGTTTTTACCTTTTAACCAGTCAAGGATTACGATTTGAATGCTCAAGTAGTTCCAAAGGACAG GTGGAATCATGGTGGACTACTCTAAGAACAGATTTGGAAGCTCGAGTCTGCGTCAACTCTTCATGA